The following coding sequences are from one Coffea arabica cultivar ET-39 chromosome 11e, Coffea Arabica ET-39 HiFi, whole genome shotgun sequence window:
- the LOC113717962 gene encoding putative GEM-like protein 8: MKNQLSSQVIQNSRCSAAYLLDKSRKRLLQNSHSDEYPKVEKVRLAPKLTETVKGKLSLGARILQLGGVEKVFKQLFSVTDSEKLSKASQCYLSTTSGPIAGLLFISTNKVAFCSERSIKILSPTGKQLRIYYKVSIPLRNIKRASASQNLEIPSQKYMEVVTQDNFEFWFMGFLNLRKTLKFLQQCVEEKINGVVTRVERSSSSEVLFSNVVVKDDCTG, from the exons ATGAAGAATCAACTCTCTAGTCAAGTGATCCAAAATTCAAGATGCTCAGCAGCATATTTACTTGATAAATCAAGAAAAAGATTATTGCAGAATAGTCATTCAGATGAATATCCCAAAGTTGAAAAAG TTAGATTGGCACCAAAGTTAACAGAAACGGTCAAGGGGAAGTTGAGCTTGGGGGCAAGAATTCTTCAATTAGGTGGAGTGGAGAAGGTGTTCAAGCAGCTTTTCAGCGTCACCGATAGTGAAAAATTGTCGAAGGCTTCTCAATGCTATTTATCAACAACATCAGGTCCAATTGCAGGTCTACTTTTCATTTCTACGAATAAAGTTGCTTTCTGCAGTGAAAGATCAATCAAAATTCTTTCTCCAACAGGAAAGCAACTCAGAATCTATTATAAG GTTTCAATCCCGTTGAGAAACATAAAGAGAGCAAGTGCAAGTCAGAATTTGGAAATACCATCACAGAAGTATATGGAAGTAGTTACACAGGACAATTTTGAGTTCTGGTTCATGGGATTCTTAAATCTCCGAAAGACCTTAAAGTTTCTTCAGCAG TGTGTAGAGGAGAAAATTAATGGAGTTGTAACACGAGTTGAGAGAAGTTCAAGTTCTGAAGTATTGTTCAGCAATGTAGTGGTTAAAGATGATTGTACAGGGTGA
- the LOC113717963 gene encoding uncharacterized protein, translating into MHCCPDLLLMLMLLYSVLIFSFIALFLRSLFLVLLFLIQIGQLSSSMVAVRNFLSLSSSLTYLQLVLFQVTCSFFFPPFYFLFWQFLFLLKLLEKDMSLSENCSTVLIHIVRRLTSQEVNKYGSPNLPDQRSIELRDATPKKKKQCHCKNSRCLKFITCYMQQNLEKWGSVCSCNGAPIKQNLSADEVHCNCSCRVQY; encoded by the exons ATGCATTGTTGCCCGGATTTGCTGCTTATGCTAATG TTGCTTTACTCagttcttattttctcttttattgctCTGTTCCTTCGAAGCCTCTTCTTGGTTTTGCTCTTCTTAATACAGATTGGTCAG CTTTCTTCGTCTATGGTTGCTGTAAGGAACTTTCTTTCTTTGTCATCTTCTCTTACATATCTGCAGCTTGTATTGTTTCAG gTTACATGTTCGTTCTTTTTTCCCCCGTTTTACTTTTTGTTCTGGcagtttttgtttcttcttaaACTCCTGGAAAAGGATATGAGTTTGTCCGAGAATTGTTCCACAGTTCTTATTCATATCGTTCGTCGACTGACTTCACAGGAAGTAAA cAAATACGGGTCTCCAAATTTGCCAGACCAGCGTAGCATTGAGCTGAGAGATGCTActccaaagaagaagaagcaatgTCATTGCAAAAACTCAAGATGCTTGAAGTT TATTACCTGCTACATGCAGCAGAATTTGGAGAAGTGGGGAAGCGTGTGTAGCTGCAATGGG GCACCAATCAAGCAAAATCTCTCTGCAGACGAGGTTCATTGCAATTGCAGTTGCAGAGTGCAATACTAG